GAAAACCTACAGGTGAGTCCATGCCAACAATCGGTGGGATTAGTAAACAGCCGGCGTTCCGCCTATTGGCCAGGCCGATAGTTTCACCAGCTCTGGCCATTGTCATGGACGTCACGTCGCATCCATAATTGTAATGCCTCTCGGCTGGCCATGTGCCCATAAATGCGTGCACATAAATCGCATTACGCATCTAACTCaactctccctctccctcctccactctctctctctctctctctcttgcagCGGGAAACGCATTAGCAACGATTCGCTGATCATGATATACTATCACGATCAGACCATTGCCGTCACGGAGCTGGGTCCACAGAAGCTGCTTCTCGGCTGTGAGCTGATTGAAATTTAGTGAGTATTATCGGAAGCAAACTAACGAGTAGCTACACTCGTTACTCGTTATCATTACACTCGTTACTTGATATTCATTAAGCTCGTTACTCGCTACGCTTTGAACTAGTTACTTATTCGCTTGTCACACTTGCTACTCATTACACTCGTTACTCGCTACACAATGCACTCGTTAAACATGTTACttattaatttccctactCTTTACACTCGTTACCTATTACATACGTACTCTTTGTCCTTTTACAGCAACGACAAGGAAGGCAAAATGCTGCTCAATGGCCTCGCCAAATACAATCGACCTCTGGAAATCAAATTCGAGGAAATGCTCAAGCTGATGGATCAATGCGAGCACGTCGACAAGCTCAGCTATGCGTCTAAGCTCAGATACAAGTCCAGCAATGAGGGCTCGGAACGCAGCAGCGGCACAAGCGAGTCAGAGGCCAGCGGTGCGGGCAACGACAGTTTGGGCGGCTCAGCTAATCAGGATGGTGTTTCGCTCAAGTTGGCAGCGAATATCTTTCCGCGCAGCCCCTTCTCGCTGCTAAGCGGCATTATACCAGGTAAGTTGCACTAGATTACTCTACCTTTTTGTAACGATTTGAACAAGAAGTCGTACACTAACAACTTGAACAACTCGCCAGTTTAGCTCACGGTTTGAGCATATAGTCAGTCTAACTAGCGAGTGCTAGTCTAGCAACTCGTTAGTTGTATTTCGCTCACTCACTAGTTTAACTACTCGTTAGTTTTGCAATTGGGCTAACCAACTTGTTAGTTTGTAACAACTTGCTTGTTCGTCTACTCGTCAGCTTATCCACTAAAAGATTCTTCAACTCGCTGGATAACTAGCTCGTTGTTAAGGCAGCGCCTTACCTTGCTGTTTCtataatttctatatataatgATTGGCTGACTCGCTAGTTTGTCCATTCGTTAGTTCGCCAGCTCGCTAGTTTGTCAACTCGTTGcttttaaaactaataagtaaGGCAACTCGTTAGCCTACCAATTGCTATTTCAACATCTCTTTAGCTTATCAGCGCTTTGCTTAGCTTGTTCACTCGCCAAATGCCCTACTCGCTTATTAAaatctctcgctctctttcgaaACAGGCACCAAATGGTGTGGCACGGGAGATATTGCCGAAACGTACAGCGATCTGGGCAGCGAGATGGCCATGGACCGCTGCTGTCGCCAGCACGATCTGTGCCCCATCAAGATACGCGCCTATCAAAACAAATACGAACTAATGAACGACTCGCTGTACACCAAGTAAGTAATGAACGAGTATGCCCAAAAAGAGATGCCTGACTTATTTGCATTGCTTTCAATCAACTATAGATCGCACTGCATTTGCGATGACATGCTGTTCTCGTGCCTGAAGATGACCAACACGTCGGCCTCCCAGCTGATGGGCTCCATTTACTTCAACCTGGTGCAGGTGCCCTGCCTGGATGGGCGAAGCAATCAATACAAGTTCCGTGCGGCCAAGGAGGGTTTCTAAGAGCGGCTCGGGGCGGCTTTACTGTGTGTgtcttatatattatatatatatatatatatattttttttttttttgttgctgttgtctaaGTTTTGTACGTTTGGGGCTTGTACATAAAAGTTGGGCGCTActtgaattatttattgaaCCACTTAGCTATACGAAGGTGTTCGCAAATGCAGCGAATGACGGACAGTAACACTTCTAGATGGACAAATACGTATCGAACGCCCAGTTTATTAAATACAcacatccatatatatatatgtatatatattttcatatatatagctacgtgcgtgtgtatatgtgtttgtTTGCATGATGTTAGGTTTACATAGTTTAGTAGTAGTAGGCgttatattcttatatatattatgcataAGGCAGCAAATGCTGCGCGCTTGTTATAAAtacatatcaatatatatatatacacatatatatagacatatataaatatatctatatatatatatatatatatacgttaaTGGTTACAATTTGTCTTTATGGTTTATAGCTGAAATAATGgctacataaaaaaaaatctgttttCTAGCTTCATTGACTACACAattttttcgcttttctttTGATCTTAACGCTagaatataacaaaaaaaaaaaaaatttgctttccacttatttttttttttttttttttttgctgttgttgtttcctcAACACTTAAACACGTTCAATTTGGATTCCACATGCGGAGTTATTAAGCAGTTTCTATATGGTCTCCCGTTGGACATCCCTTGGTACTGGGTAGGGTGTGAGTGCTGTTgatatcattattatttgcGCACACACTTAGAAAATGCTGGCCACATTGGGACCCGGCTGCGAATTGGTTGGTGTCGGCTGCGTGGGACGATCAATGTCCTGATAGCTGCGCTGCTGATTGGTAGGAAACACGGAGCCGGTCTGCAGGCTGCCGCCACGCGTATTGAACTCCCGATAGAGCAGGGCAACGCTAACCGGACGCAGCACCATATTGATGATACAGAACGCAATGGCCCAGCCATCTGTAAGAGGGAAATTACATTAGATACATTTAACGACTAGCTGTACAGTTCAATATTGAGATGAACTCTGGCCAAGCCATGCTGGGTATGTGTACTCACTCATGTAGTCGAAATTAACGATAGTGCTGACTAGATCAAAGAATATGCTACAGACATTGATCACAagcgcctggaaaatgcagaaaatatatacatgacAATGTTAGGCTAGCCAATGAATATAATGATCAGCTTGTTGATAAGGTCGGAACTGCCTTGCCATAGGTCACGGGCAAgtcaaattaaattgcattcacCTTGAACGCTTGAACTTTAACTAGCcgagcacgcacacacgctgGACACACCTTTTGGCCCGTTCAAGGTGTGTGCTTTTTTATTATGCTCAATTTTGCAGTTTTTCTCAAGAACTTAAGCTAGTCCACTTTGCACTTTCGACCCTTAAAATACTGTGAAAAACGAGTAGCTACGCTCGTTACTCGTCACATTTCTCTCGCTCTTCCtcaaaacaacaataagacTACTATTTAATTGATACAAGGATATTGACAAAACATATTTCACTTTGCACTTTCGAATTACATTCGCCGTGCGCAGCAAACAGTTATACTCGTTACTCGTTAcctttctctcgctctttctaaGGCTGCACAGTAATTGAAACAAAGTTTCGATAAAGGCTATTACAATTCCCATTTTTAACACAATTCCCTGATTTGCAGCTCTTCAACAACGATTAGTCACACTCGTTATTCATTTCACTTGTCTCGCTGCTTATTACAGCAACAATTTGGGAGGCAGTTTATAGTTTTGCCCATGATTCGTTGTAAGCAACGAGTAGCTTCACTCGTTACTCGTTaaatttttctgttttgttaacattaacatttggAAAGGCCATAGCTGCGCAATAATTGAAGCCTAAAGCTCAACAAAGCTTGAATTGTATattatttctataaattttCATAGCCTACCTTTGGgattaaaagaaagaaatatgaattaatagaaagaCTCGTTAGGCTTTGTTGAGGCAAAAAACATATTTCGACAATTCCCAGAATAAACAttcatttcaaatgcatttggttaaaagcaaagaaaatttgaaaattcgTTGAATTTGTCATCAGTTAAAATTTTGGGGATCAGCCGAAGTTTTGGTATAGCACAACTAAAGGCCATTCGAGTCGTAAATACGTAATGCCCCAGTTGgccttttactttttgttttttttttttttttttttttgtgggagTGCTTTTGGGTCAACGTTTGGCTACTGCATAGTTGAGCTGATTAAACGGCGTGGCTAATGGTTGTTGGCCCAAGGAGTCACAAAAGGATTTGCTTCCTGGCCCTAGGGGCTGTTCGGGGGGGCGgcggagtgtgtgtgtgtgtgtgggcaccTTTCGTTTTCATGTGACTGACCGTTGGAactgtattttattttcaataccctgtaaccataGCTAACTAGGCCACAAGCCGGGTAGTACGGTTTGCTGCCAAcgtttgtaacaggcagaagaaagagACAGATTACGACTTACATTTTGTATAACTTCCGATTGATGCGTCATGTAACAACATATAGACCTGATTTTGGGTATATGCATCTATTTGAGACCTAAAAATCGAACTATAAGTACGCAAGTTCTTTTCCTGCTCATGCCACAAGGATGTTTGTGTTTACAGGGTAACTGCCAGTCGGTGCCGCTTGCCTTGTTTTCGTGGGTTTGCTTTCTTGGTAGACGTGCGTGGCATTGCGCATCGCGTGCGTTACGACCTAGGATTACGAGCCTTTGCCGGGCACCTGCTCGAAGGCGGGGGACGGTGGGCGGTTAGGTTCTCGTATTTTGGGTAATGTCAAAGTTCAAATTGATGGCTCAGACCGGACACGCCAACTGCTCGCTAGCCGTTAACTCTTCCAGTCAAGCGATATGCATCTGGCGttaactaactaactatacatatatattttgtaatatatatacgcCCACAAAAAAACCTCAGTGCATATGCCTTATAAGTGGCATTACGTTATGTTTTCGGGCTGACCAAATAATTAGCGTGCCTTCACGTGGTTTTGGCCAACGCGAACTGTTTTGCAATAATCTCACATGGCCAAGCCGAAGAAATGCTTAGcttaaaattgtattattaattaaagttttttttaagttttattattatatttgtttgtggTTTTCTGTGTGGCTTTGCTTTTAAAAATGCCTTATCCTCGCCTAATTCTTGATCTTGAATCTTTAGCTCCATTATTTTCGTAACGTGAATCACAATTCGGAATCGGTTGTCGGAGATAACTCTAGTTCCAGAACAGGGTTGCCACACTTTGGGGTGCCAGAAAACTACAGTGAACGCACGTTTGGGTGCACGCTTTCGTGCTAAAGCACGTTCATTGCATGAAATGAATACATGCCAGAAAtattataaagaaaaactattcGAATTGACCTTCTTTTTAATGGGGTAATTCATGTGTATTTTTAGAAAGAGTGCATAAAATTTACTACATTTTATTGCTGGAAAATTTATTCAGCTAAATGAATGATTGGCAAATCGCTTGAACTTTTGGAAAATACGATTCGAAATTGCATTAGATCTCTCTCATGATTAATCAATGaaaaggtaaacaaatatgtattcaGTTTCTTAAACAATATTCTTGAGGAATTCTTAAGAAATCACACAACATAATGGATGGGATCTAATTTTTCATTGGGctaaatattctgttttttttgacaattttggtaaataataagagctagagtccccaaatttgacatatagcttctaaaatagaatatataaatatgcatttgatgttggaagtcgggagctcccaactagaacctcttgtttcaaatatttttattcacaAGGAAAATCGAAAAAGTAAACGAAACTGCATCGACGCGCGGGGGACTTAAACCGATTGTGTATTTGCCTCGTTTTTCAACCGAGCAACGCCGggttatatataatttctagtaaaaaaatatgaaaaagaaTGTGGCTAAAGCGCATAACAATGTCATCTCATCATCATGCTGGCACTGGCTGAGATATAACCAAGTGGGAGCGAGCAGGTTGGGCGGGCAGGCAACAGATGGCGCTGCTGCAACAGTGGGTCACAAAAGTATAGCGGCCGGTGACGACCCCCCGCCGCAGCTAGAGGTCTGAGGCATGAGGGTTATGCACAACGAGTGAGTGAGcgcatttgttatttatagtTTCGAGCGTGGAAATAAACATACAGAAACCAAGTCGAGTGCATATGTTAATTTAATTCTCTGATTTCGACAGAACCGGTTTTGGCATAtaagtaaaaagtaaataataaaaaaaaaacaaaaggtcgTATCATCTAGCCGCAAATAAAACGAcaaagcaaatttaaattaattgttagCTGATGGTACGTGAATTGCACAATAGCAGCGACGGGACGCGGGGTAGTGCGAACCCTTATCAGTAAGCGGGCATTTTTAATGCAGGCGGCCTACTGATAAGACGCACTGTATGCGTGGCTGATGCGTCAGCGTCAATTGAATTACGAAGATTAAACACAGAGTGTGGCAACACCACACACTGGCGCACAGTGTTAGAGAGCGGGCGAGTGTGGGAGTGTGTGCCAGTGTGGGTTAATTCGATATTTGATGAACTTACCGTTTGGACAGCCTCAATGGATTCCTTGCATTGTATCGTCCAGAACATGGCAATGATAAAGAGGAAGTTGTAGAACTCGTATGCGCCATGCCCCCATTTGCCCATCATTGCACACGTTAAGAAAAAGAAGTGCACAAAGGCAACGACCTGTGTGAGAGATTAAAAGAGGGTTGCGGGTGGGAGTGGCAGTGTATGTGGGCAGGTGGTAAGAGTTCGATTATTGAATATGGAAAGTTTCGTTAAgttgcatttgctgtttgCCTATTGAGTAAGCGGCTCAAATGAAGCCCCACAGCGACGCCGCCGGCAGCGGGCTGAAGTTGCAAATTGGCTGCCGCAAATGTTGAAAACATATCGAATGGCTTTTGCGGttggccgccgccgccgccgccgccggcgtcGCTGTAGCTGCCCGCGTCTCAGTTGCCGCCTGCCGCATTAGGCGCTAATGAACGGTGCAGCATGAGGGCAATGCTGCCAGACTGGGCGCGGCTGAGCCGAACCTGAGCTGTGTTATCTAACACTAGACCAGCGGGCAGCCCAATAAGTGAGTCTGAGCGGGAGTTGTTGCTCTTGGCCGGCTTCGTTTGTGCCCACGCCCCCATTAACACCTGCTCGTATTTACCTTGACGCGCACAAATTGCGAGCCCATGAGTTCATTTAAGTCGGTCATTTTGTAGCTCTTCTTGCCAATGCAGCTGCGCAGCCGCCCACACACCTGTTGCCTGttgacaaaagaaaaaacaacaacaacaacagccagaaGGAGGAGATGAAGACGAAGACAATCGaggcgtcgctgtcgctgtcgctgtctctGCTGACTTCGCTGCTTGCGTTTTTTGCCAGCTGTTTtcgtgcaaatattttgaattgttCTACTTTAAGAAAGTTGCTTTCCtttttatgtgtttgtgtgcgtgttattgttgttgtcaaatTCTATTTTGATTTACGAATTCACTTTCAATTGGTTGAACGTACGCTGCCAAAGGCGAAACACGCACACtaatttatctatatataaatgcacacacacacacacacagcacacagcaCACGAACACAGAATccgcaaaatgcaattgtagCGCGCACTTGTTGGTCTTCTATTTGACGGTATTTTCACTAGTACTCtggcaattatttatttattgctttaGAACAAATGTCGCCAGCTGCAGATTTCCAGGGCGTAAACACCAATAATAGCAATAACAATACaacagagcaacaacaagtgcaacacAGTTAATCAAATAACAACGGGAATTTCAAAATGTacgagacaaaaaaaaaatgaaacgcAGACGGAGCGACGCGAACAGCTCTCGAGCCTTTACAGTTCGAATCTGAATCTGAATGTGAACTGTGCATGGGGCAGCGGCAGGCGAATAGCATATgtaatcgaaaaaaaaaaaaatacaagtccAACACAAGCGGACCCCCcagcgacgtcggcgtcgacgtcaacgTTGCGGTGGCGTAATCTGTGCCAGGGCTGCACAGCATGTGCCAAAACCAGTGCTGCAATACAGCTAACACATGTATCGATATTTTTGTAGAGTCGCTGTCGCTATCgaacaatttatattattattattgtaaatattgtagCGCATGTTTAttgaaatacaacaaaattctATTCTTGTCAAATGACACTTTACGACATATTGTGACATTATATATTACATGTTAAacgtttattttaaatattgatccgaattaaattttaaaattaaaacgcGGTTGGGCAACACCGTCGCTTGTTCAATTACTGCTCACGccgcgagagagggagagagagagagagagagcgagagagataaCGAAAGCAGTGATAACGTGATAATCGCCGTTCTTGCTGGATTTTCCATTGTGAACCATTTTGCAAAATTCATTCTGCGTGATGTCCGACAATCTGAAAGTGGATCAGCCGGGCAACACGGCCCAGTTTACCATAATGCCAACATCAGTGATCACCTACGGCATGGTGCACAAGCTGGAATGCGTCCAGGAGCGCAAAGTAACGGTGAGTGCATGCGCATGGTAAGACGCGTTTAACCTTTGACACTGACAAACGCCGCATCTACAACAGCTGCCCACGCCCGAAGACGACGGTGCCGCCGGCGAGCCAAAGGATCAGCACTCGCCGGTGCTATACAAGTGGAACTCACCCTGCCTGATGATGGTGTTCGACGATGGCGATCTGAACAGCGCCACGCATCATCTGCTGGCCTCGCTGCACAATCCGTTCGCGGAGAACGCGGTGGCCACGCTGCTCATCCAGGAGAGCGTGCGCGATTCGTTTCTGGAGCGCGTCGTCCAGCGCTTGGAGCCGCTCGATCCGCAAATCGCCAATCATCCCAATTATGTGCGCTCGGTGGCCAAACTGCAGAAACTGAAGGCGGAGACAATTGTGGGCAATCCGAAGACTGTGCCAGCgaatgccacgcccatgctGGTCAGCGATATATTCCATAATTTTCTGGGCGACGGACCCACGGGCATCATCACCATGCACACCTTCCGCACACCCAAAGACGCCACCCAAGTGAATCAGAAGGAGACGCTCGCCTATGGCTCGGTCAGCATCTGGAACGAGAAACTGGCCAGCCCCTATGAGGTGTGCGCCCTGCTCAAAAACGAGATCTTCATGATCAACTGCTACAACATCGATCTGGCCCCGATCCAGCCCTCCTTTGCCGCGGGCAAGAGCGATGCCAAGATCGTCAATGGCTACCACTTTGAGACGCTCACCACAAATCACAAGCGCAAGATCATTGTCTTTGCCGTCGGCACCATCTTCGCCAACTGATCGGTTGGACGGGGATCTGCAAGGCTTCACAAGGTGCTCCACTAGCTTTTAACTGACTGTTATCCCGatcgtatatatacatatatatgtccgATTTGTCtgccatttgttttttttttttctgtcaaTTGTAGAAGGTTCTGCAGGCCTGTGGCATGCATCAAGTGTGCACGACTAACAGTTACCCTGTAAACGGTGACGAGCTGCGCTCATTTCACATTTGCCATAGCTGATTCGTAAATAAGTTTGTTCGATTAGAATGAAATCAGAATTTAAGAatagcatttaaatttgtatatgcatCCCACATGAAATCAGCCTGAATACTCGTTAATTTGTCTGTATACCCTTTGTTGCAATGGAATCTGCTGTTCGATTATAATGGAATGTTAAAAACTTAAGAATGGCATTTAAATCGTTACGTGGATACCCTTTCGTTTGTGATGGAATGAGAAGAGacttttgctgttgtcgttcgattgtaattaaatttaagaataGCCTTTAAATCGTAGCACATTATTATACCCCTTGTGCTCACACACTTGcagggtataacaaatattttccacccacccaccctctctctctctctctctcgcgctcgcgctcgctgGCTCTCCGCAACTTTTTGGGGGCGTGCGTATTTGTTTGCTCAACAAGTTCGTTGCCCTCACCCGAAATTATATGAATACCCGTTTTATCAGGGCTTGATTAGCAATATCTTTCTAATGAATTGTATGACTCACTTGATTCGTTTAAGtaatttctataaattatAAGAATTATTTTTCAGGCTAAAAGTTCATATGGAGCTATCTAAAATCCACAAGagctttgtttgctttgctccAACTGTTTTATAACTGTTGTTAGGTTACAGCTTTTTTGCCCCGCTACCCtataaaaattttttgttgcaaCTTTGGCCGAATTTTGTTCACAATCATGCtaaatatttctaaatatCAAAAGTCAGCAAACGGAAATTAAGTGGTCAAATTGTTgctttaactttttaattaagaGATAgcactctttttttttatcaacatTCATATTGAAGGTTAGACCATACTTATCTGTCGAAACTTTACACTCACCGGCTTACGAATTTCAGAAAATCTGgtagtttattttatatattttatgcgcatatatatatatttataaatatgcatcAATCGACACCATTTTGTAGGCTATattgataaaatatattccaCATAAACcagttataaatataaatatatatatatatatagtcctATATAGGGCCTATGTAGAAAAGTATGCATAAAAACTCGTTATAGCGAAAAATCCATTATTTAGCTTTTGGGTacctatataatatatctataGAGGAAATACTCTATGCACGTGTTGAATACACTCGATTGAAATTCGTATAGCTGAAAAACTTTCGCATAATACTCTTTTTCGctgatttgtttttataatactattttaaaaattatatttaaaatttttaaacacGTATGTttaatagatatatgtatgatTTCTAGCTAAACTCGTAAACtagttatatatttcatttaattaggGCATTCAAAGTTCGTTGGgcttaaaattgtaattttgcCATGGCTGCCCCTTTTAtgaatatgcatgcatacatatgcatttctATTGCGCACTTACAGGCACAAAGtatgcccacacacacacacacacacacacacacacacatgcatgcactTGTATATGGAGCTGGTGGGAATTAAAACTGAATGTAAACAATGGCTAAGTATTAGTTGTTGGTACTTAACAAAAATCCGCCAAAGCGCCTTCACTTCAAATTCAGCGCTCTTGATGacgcagagagagagagagagagagatcaaaagtgagcgagcgagagtgtgagagggagagagagcgcgcgcgcgTCAAATGGCCATTCACTTGCTGTatttactgttgttgctgctccacTTTCCCAAGCAAAGCTGCTGAGCACTCGCGCCTGAGAGAGCGTACCAGCAAAAGCACATAGCCaaagagagtgggagagagggagagcaagAGGCagagtggcagcagcaacaacaacagttataTAGCATTTCGGCTGTGTTTAGAGTTAGTTgttagttgttattgttattgtagttacatacatattgttgctgctgctcgctgctgctcgctgctgttgctgctgctgctgctgctggcttcagtcgctgccagctgcagctgttggtGAGTTGTCTTTGGCCGTTGCTGTCgtttgttgtctttgttgttgttgctggaaaAGTTAAAAGAGAAAATGTGCTGGCAATTGCACAAGAACTAGCAGCAAAAGcgaaacaatttataaaaaccaaaaaagcaGAAGCATATTGAAAGATATTtgcaacaattgaaattggGCTGCCGAGATGCCGCCGCACCGATGGACAGACGAAACGCGCGACGCCTCCTGTTACTATGGCAACAGTGTTGCAAGCGCTGCTGGTGGCGCCTCCAGCGATGCGGACGATGACGACACGGAGGCGGATGACGAGCGGCAGGCGTTCTGCAGCGGCGACAGGCCGCTCATCAGAGGTAGGCTAAATCGCAAATTCGTAAtttcaaagaaaaacaaaaaaaaaaaaaaacaatttttattcaaactGAATACACGCCGTATTCCCAGCTGCCGAGGAGCTGGGCCAGGCGGACAGCTGGCTGCAGACGCGTCACATCTTCGGCCTGATGGGCTTTCTCGGCTTTGCCGTCGTCTATGCGATGCGCGTGAATCTCTCCGTGGCCATTGTGGCCATGGTCAACCAGACGGCCATACCGCACAGCAACAGTTCCGTGTTGGCCAACGATACGTGCCCGACGCCCACGTCGAACGGCACCTCCTTGGGCACTTTTTGGCGCCGCCTGCCGCCGTCGGAGGGTGAATTTGTGTGGGATGAGGCCACCCAGGGTCTGGTGCTGGGCAGCTTCTTCTATGGCTATGTGCTCACCCAGGTGCCCGGCGGCCGCATGGCCGAGCTGCTTGGCGGCAAACGCATCTATGGCTATGGTGTCCTGATTACGGCAATTTTCACGCTGCTAACGCCGCTGGCGGCGCACTGGGATCTgccgctgctggtgctggtgcgcATACTGGAGGGCATGGG
This window of the Drosophila virilis strain 15010-1051.87 chromosome X, Dvir_AGI_RSII-ME, whole genome shotgun sequence genome carries:
- the LOC6633500 gene encoding type-1 angiotensin II receptor-associated protein, translated to MTDLNELMGSQFVRVKVVAFVHFFFLTCAMMGKWGHGAYEFYNFLFIIAMFWTIQCKESIEAVQTALVINVCSIFFDLVSTIVNFDYMNGWAIAFCIINMVLRPVSVALLYREFNTRGGSLQTGSVFPTNQQRSYQDIDRPTQPTPTNSQPGPNVASIF
- the LOC6633499 gene encoding uncharacterized protein, producing MRHNFEMSWRLQLFASMLFCALLGYLSSSVALAKPTLSFSLPHGLQGFPSFQSFTQQIIEQRSLRQMKTYSGKRISNDSLIMIYYHDQTIAVTELGPQKLLLGCELIEIYNDKEGKMLLNGLAKYNRPLEIKFEEMLKLMDQCEHVDKLSYASKLRYKSSNEGSERSSGTSESEASGAGNDSLGGSANQDGVSLKLAANIFPRSPFSLLSGIIPGTKWCGTGDIAETYSDLGSEMAMDRCCRQHDLCPIKIRAYQNKYELMNDSLYTKSHCICDDMLFSCLKMTNTSASQLMGSIYFNLVQVPCLDGRSNQYKFRAAKEGF
- the LOC6633501 gene encoding uncharacterized protein translates to MSDNLKVDQPGNTAQFTIMPTSVITYGMVHKLECVQERKVTLPTPEDDGAAGEPKDQHSPVLYKWNSPCLMMVFDDGDLNSATHHLLASLHNPFAENAVATLLIQESVRDSFLERVVQRLEPLDPQIANHPNYVRSVAKLQKLKAETIVGNPKTVPANATPMLVSDIFHNFLGDGPTGIITMHTFRTPKDATQVNQKETLAYGSVSIWNEKLASPYEVCALLKNEIFMINCYNIDLAPIQPSFAAGKSDAKIVNGYHFETLTTNHKRKIIVFAVGTIFAN